One part of the Bacillus sp. FJAT-27916 genome encodes these proteins:
- the arcA gene encoding arginine deiminase, with amino-acid sequence MSTPIHVTSEIGKLKTVMLKRPGQEVENLTPEYLERLLFDDIPYLPKIQEEHDYFAKTLQDQGIEVLYLENLVAESLTNPEIKKEFVGRMLKESNATSPQTFENLQEYLLSFSNLDMVNKIMAGIRKNELEIEKRKHLYEMMEDHYPFYTDPMPNLYFTRDPAASIGNGLTINNMREPARRRESMFMEYIIKHHPRFAGHDIPVWLDRNYHNPIEGGDELVLSEEVIAIGVSARTSAKAIERLALNLFKHPKQDKVKKVVAIEIPKSRAFMHLDTVFTMVDHNSFTMHPMIQGPGGKMNIYILEKGEDENHVNVTHRTNLQEALKEVLNLSELDLILCGNGDEIAAAREQWNDGSNTLAIAPGVVVTYDRNYISNQCLREHGIKVIEVKSSELSRGRGGPRCMSMPIVREDI; translated from the coding sequence TTGAGCACCCCTATTCATGTAACTTCAGAAATTGGGAAATTAAAAACTGTGATGTTAAAACGTCCAGGTCAAGAAGTAGAAAACTTAACCCCGGAATATCTAGAGAGATTGCTTTTCGATGATATCCCTTATTTACCTAAAATCCAAGAAGAACATGATTATTTTGCTAAGACCTTGCAAGACCAGGGCATTGAAGTTTTGTACCTTGAAAACTTGGTGGCCGAATCATTAACCAACCCGGAAATTAAAAAGGAATTTGTCGGCCGTATGCTAAAAGAAAGCAATGCGACAAGTCCTCAAACTTTTGAGAATCTTCAAGAGTATTTATTATCATTCTCTAATCTCGATATGGTCAATAAAATTATGGCCGGTATTCGCAAGAATGAGCTTGAGATTGAGAAGAGAAAACATTTGTATGAAATGATGGAGGATCATTATCCATTCTACACCGATCCAATGCCAAACCTTTATTTCACACGCGACCCTGCTGCTTCAATCGGCAATGGCTTAACTATTAATAATATGAGAGAGCCTGCTCGTCGCCGTGAATCTATGTTCATGGAATATATCATTAAGCATCACCCAAGATTTGCGGGTCATGATATTCCAGTTTGGCTTGATCGCAATTATCATAATCCAATTGAGGGCGGCGATGAGCTTGTCTTGAGTGAAGAAGTCATTGCGATTGGCGTATCAGCACGTACATCTGCTAAAGCCATTGAGCGCTTGGCTTTGAATCTATTCAAACATCCTAAACAAGACAAAGTTAAGAAAGTCGTAGCCATTGAAATTCCAAAAAGCCGTGCATTCATGCATTTGGACACTGTCTTCACGATGGTCGACCATAATAGCTTCACCATGCATCCAATGATTCAAGGCCCAGGCGGTAAAATGAATATCTATATCCTTGAAAAAGGTGAAGATGAAAACCATGTAAATGTCACTCACCGCACAAACCTTCAAGAGGCGTTGAAAGAAGTCTTGAATCTTTCTGAGCTTGACCTGATTCTTTGCGGTAACGGTGACGAAATCGCAGCTGCGCGTGAACAATGGAATGATGGATCCAACACGCTTGCGATTGCACCAGGTGTGGTTGTTACATATGATCGAAACTATATTTCTAACCAATGCTTACGTGAACACGGCATTAAGGTTATTGAAGTCAAAAGCTCGGAATTATCCCGCGGTCGTGGGGGCCCACGCTGCATGAGCATGCCGATTGTACGCGAGGATATTTAA
- the rodA gene encoding rod shape-determining protein RodA encodes MSNNNNRNFTSKIDYGLLFIIFLLFVTSCLAIYSAQTTGQYGENFVVKQIMWYVVGLTIAFLIMTLDADQLKKMSWYLYGFGLLLLLGLIVAPETLAPIRNGAKSWYQFPGVGSIQPSEMMKVFLIMALSALIQNHHAKHRIRTLQTDFILLMKIGLTTGAPLLLVMQQPDLGTSLVMIAIMIGMIFVSGITWKMLVPMFGGGFLLVGVIFYLVVWHPDIMEKYFHVKQYQFGRIYAWLDPYNYTSSEGYQLIKSLLAIGSGTTSGKGFGNREVYLPEGHTDFIFAVIGEEYGFLGASIVIILYFMLVYNMTKIGLETKNEYNTYICVGVICMLTFHVFENIGMTIGLLPITGIPLPFLSYGGSSLLGNMMALGLIFSIRYHHKKYMFSTS; translated from the coding sequence ATGTCTAACAATAATAATCGAAATTTCACGTCTAAGATCGATTACGGTCTTTTGTTCATCATTTTCCTTTTATTTGTCACGAGCTGTCTGGCCATATATAGTGCCCAGACAACCGGTCAGTATGGGGAAAACTTTGTCGTAAAACAAATCATGTGGTACGTGGTCGGATTGACAATTGCCTTTTTAATTATGACATTGGATGCGGATCAGCTGAAGAAGATGTCATGGTATTTATATGGCTTTGGTCTCCTTCTCTTACTCGGACTTATTGTAGCTCCAGAAACCTTGGCACCGATTCGAAATGGGGCAAAGAGCTGGTATCAATTCCCAGGGGTGGGTTCTATCCAGCCTTCGGAGATGATGAAGGTATTTTTGATTATGGCCTTGTCAGCCCTTATACAAAACCATCATGCAAAGCACCGTATCAGGACTTTGCAGACGGATTTTATACTGCTGATGAAGATAGGATTAACGACAGGAGCACCATTATTGCTCGTCATGCAGCAGCCTGACCTTGGAACCTCACTCGTTATGATTGCCATCATGATTGGAATGATATTCGTATCAGGGATAACATGGAAGATGCTCGTGCCGATGTTCGGGGGAGGCTTCCTGCTGGTTGGCGTGATTTTTTATCTCGTTGTCTGGCATCCAGATATTATGGAGAAATACTTCCACGTGAAACAATACCAATTTGGCCGGATTTATGCGTGGCTGGATCCGTACAATTATACCTCCTCAGAGGGGTATCAATTAATTAAATCCTTACTGGCCATTGGGTCAGGAACGACCTCGGGCAAAGGATTTGGGAACCGTGAAGTGTACCTGCCGGAGGGGCATACAGACTTTATCTTTGCTGTCATTGGCGAGGAATATGGCTTCCTTGGTGCAAGCATTGTGATTATTCTTTACTTTATGCTTGTCTATAATATGACTAAAATCGGACTTGAAACGAAGAATGAATATAATACGTATATTTGCGTCGGTGTCATTTGCATGCTGACCTTCCACGTGTTCGAGAATATTGGAATGACGATCGGCTTATTGCCAATAACTGGTATTCCATTGCCATTCTTAAGCTATGGGGGGAGTTCACTCCTTGGTAATATGATGGCACTAGGACTGATTTTCAGCATCCGATATCACCATAAGAAATATATGTTTTCAACTTCATGA
- a CDS encoding acyl-CoA thioesterase, which yields METKTCNESRVVKTSRIFPSDVNDHNTLFGGKLMSDIDMTASISATRHCRNAVVTASTDSVDFLAPISPEDSVCLESYVSWTGNSSMEVFVKVTAEHLMTGERKIAATAFLTFVAMDESGKPTRVPKVIPETEEEKKLNETAAFRAAKRKEHRKQSKELAEFFNTNRPWER from the coding sequence ATGGAAACAAAAACGTGTAATGAATCCAGAGTAGTAAAAACAAGCCGAATCTTTCCGAGTGATGTAAATGATCATAACACATTATTTGGCGGAAAACTTATGAGTGATATTGATATGACAGCTTCTATCTCGGCGACGCGGCATTGTCGGAACGCTGTTGTAACGGCTTCTACCGACTCTGTCGATTTCTTAGCTCCTATCTCTCCGGAGGATTCTGTCTGCTTGGAGTCCTATGTGAGCTGGACAGGGAATAGTTCCATGGAAGTGTTCGTTAAGGTCACTGCCGAGCATTTAATGACAGGTGAACGCAAAATAGCTGCCACAGCCTTCTTGACATTTGTTGCGATGGATGAGAGCGGAAAGCCGACACGGGTGCCAAAAGTCATTCCGGAAACGGAAGAAGAAAAGAAATTGAACGAAACTGCAGCCTTTAGAGCAGCTAAACGGAAGGAACACCGTAAGCAAAGTAAAGAACTCGCAGAATTCTTTAATACTAATCGTCCTTGGGAACGCTAA
- the helD gene encoding RNA polymerase recycling motor HelD translates to MNKADLNEALQAEKARLADIVSLIEKRAESVRNSQGGIRQDVTEIRQTFWDDVTVNIDDPEDAVETLASIRQQAELLSERERAHGHMSRQLKTLNLLKDSPYFGRVDFHEEGEPITDIVYLGISSLMDDAKENFLIYDWRAPISSIYYDYSPGPAQYETPGGIIEGEMEQKRQYIIKGGQLKSMFDTGITIGDEILKEVLGKNADSQMKNIVATIQKEQNTLIRNDKKRYLVVQGAAGSGKTSAALQRVAFLLYRHVHEIKADNILLFSPNPLFSSYTATVLPSLGEDNMQQVTFFDYMAKMIGDDYEVSDPFEQMEYVLHEEDDDFYEARLEAIRYKNTLEFKALLDQYIQSLSHAGLQFRNINLRKKTLITSSAIADYFYSLDPSLSIQNRLEFVKDWLLKELYKIEKLERRSEWVEEEIELLDTADYTKTFQFLHKRKSYTEETFDDFDREQQELAKKVTHKYFKPIRIAVKQFRFLNVKKMYKDLFQENIAEQLKMEASIPANWGEIGGITLKETGQNRLPYEDAAPYLYFKEELEGVRTNRLIRYLFIDEAQDYSAFQLEVIHRLFPNGRMTILGDMNQAIYAHSYGAPTLLSEELYPADETERIILLKSYRSTRQIIDFTSAILGDIQIQPFNRNGMLPVLYQRTDIDASFKLITQLLKSLQEAGHQTIAIICKTQYEADMAFERLKGIEFVQLMDKSIYSFTKGILILPAYLAKGIEFDAVIIFNASKDQYYREQERNLFYTACTRAMHELHLLSCGEPSPFIKDVPNNLYELR, encoded by the coding sequence ATGAACAAAGCTGATTTAAACGAAGCGCTGCAGGCCGAAAAAGCCAGATTAGCAGATATCGTTTCCTTAATAGAGAAAAGAGCTGAGTCTGTGAGAAATTCACAGGGGGGAATCAGACAGGATGTAACAGAGATCCGCCAAACCTTCTGGGACGACGTAACCGTTAATATTGACGACCCGGAGGACGCTGTGGAAACACTGGCGAGTATCCGCCAGCAGGCAGAGCTCTTGTCCGAACGTGAACGGGCACACGGCCATATGAGCAGACAGCTGAAGACATTGAATCTCCTCAAGGATTCTCCTTATTTTGGACGTGTTGATTTTCACGAAGAAGGAGAACCAATCACTGATATTGTCTACCTCGGCATTTCATCATTGATGGATGATGCGAAGGAGAATTTCCTTATTTATGACTGGCGGGCACCAATCTCAAGCATTTATTATGACTATTCGCCCGGACCTGCTCAGTATGAAACACCTGGCGGCATCATCGAAGGAGAAATGGAGCAGAAAAGGCAATACATTATTAAGGGTGGACAGCTGAAAAGCATGTTCGATACAGGCATTACAATTGGGGATGAAATTCTGAAGGAAGTGCTTGGCAAAAATGCAGATAGCCAGATGAAGAATATTGTTGCCACCATCCAAAAGGAACAAAATACGTTGATTCGAAATGACAAAAAGCGCTACCTTGTCGTTCAAGGGGCAGCCGGCAGCGGCAAGACGTCCGCCGCCCTGCAAAGGGTTGCCTTCCTTCTATACCGGCATGTTCATGAGATTAAGGCTGATAATATCCTGCTCTTTTCCCCTAACCCGCTATTTAGCAGCTACACAGCCACTGTTCTTCCATCACTCGGAGAAGACAATATGCAGCAGGTTACCTTCTTTGATTACATGGCGAAAATGATTGGGGACGACTATGAAGTCAGCGACCCGTTTGAGCAAATGGAATACGTCCTGCATGAGGAAGATGATGATTTCTACGAGGCTAGACTTGAAGCCATCCGCTACAAAAACACACTGGAATTTAAGGCACTGCTTGACCAATATATCCAATCTCTCAGCCATGCCGGGCTTCAGTTCAGAAATATCAATTTGCGTAAGAAGACACTGATAACGTCTTCTGCTATAGCTGACTATTTTTATTCCCTTGATCCATCGCTCTCCATCCAAAACCGCCTAGAGTTTGTAAAGGACTGGCTTCTAAAGGAGCTGTACAAAATCGAAAAATTGGAGCGCCGTTCCGAATGGGTAGAGGAGGAGATTGAGCTTCTGGATACAGCAGACTACACCAAAACCTTCCAGTTTTTGCACAAAAGGAAATCCTATACAGAGGAGACATTTGATGATTTTGACAGGGAACAGCAAGAGCTGGCCAAAAAGGTTACCCATAAATACTTCAAGCCGATTCGAATAGCCGTTAAGCAATTCCGTTTCTTGAATGTCAAGAAGATGTACAAAGACTTGTTTCAGGAAAATATTGCCGAACAGCTGAAAATGGAAGCTTCTATTCCAGCCAACTGGGGAGAGATTGGCGGAATTACCCTTAAGGAAACAGGTCAAAATCGCCTTCCATATGAAGATGCTGCTCCGTATCTATACTTTAAAGAAGAGCTTGAAGGGGTGAGAACAAACAGACTGATTCGCTACCTTTTCATTGATGAAGCACAAGATTACTCTGCCTTCCAGCTCGAAGTCATTCACCGGCTCTTTCCAAATGGGCGCATGACGATATTAGGAGATATGAATCAAGCCATTTACGCCCATTCCTACGGAGCACCGACACTGCTGTCAGAGGAACTTTACCCAGCCGACGAAACGGAAAGAATTATCTTATTGAAGAGCTATCGTTCCACACGCCAAATCATTGACTTCACCAGTGCCATTCTAGGTGATATTCAGATTCAGCCCTTCAATCGAAATGGAATGCTACCTGTCCTCTATCAACGAACCGACATTGATGCATCCTTTAAGCTGATCACTCAGCTGCTAAAGAGCCTGCAGGAGGCTGGACACCAAACCATCGCTATTATATGCAAAACACAATACGAGGCGGATATGGCCTTTGAAAGGTTAAAAGGGATTGAATTCGTTCAACTGATGGACAAATCCATTTACAGCTTCACAAAGGGCATTCTCATTCTTCCAGCCTATTTGGCAAAAGGGATTGAATTCGATGCAGTTATTATCTTTAATGCATCGAAGGATCAATACTATCGTGAACAAGAACGGAACTTATTCTATACAGCCTGTACGCGTGCGATGCATGAGCTCCACCTTCTCTCATGCGGAGAGCCAAGTCCATTTATCAAAGATGTTCCTAATAACTTATATGAATTAAGATGA
- a CDS encoding MBL fold metallo-hydrolase — MERKSKQTFQHTYIPLTSMTSGMGIEVKEDIYVLNTQIVNVILVGQPNQEDFVLVDAGMPKADDEIIEAVEKRFGEGSKPKAIILTHGHFDHVGALEALLEKWDIPVYAHKLELPYLTGQRNYPEPNTKAAGGLVPDIARFFPNHGIDIGNKVQPLPDDGTVPYMPGWQWLHTPGHTPGHVSLFREEDCFLIAGDAFVGVKQESLYKVLTQKQEISGPPAYFTTDWEAARESVRRLNDLKPKYAVTGHGLPLLEEYLSHKLDELAVHFDEIAKPQKRIYEET, encoded by the coding sequence ATGGAACGAAAATCAAAACAAACATTCCAGCATACATATATTCCTTTAACCTCCATGACCAGCGGAATGGGGATTGAAGTCAAGGAAGATATTTATGTACTGAACACCCAGATTGTGAATGTTATATTAGTCGGCCAGCCGAACCAAGAGGACTTCGTGTTAGTGGACGCAGGAATGCCCAAGGCCGATGATGAGATTATCGAAGCTGTCGAAAAACGCTTCGGCGAAGGCAGCAAGCCGAAGGCCATTATTCTGACACACGGGCACTTCGATCATGTCGGGGCACTCGAGGCCTTGCTTGAGAAATGGGATATCCCCGTTTATGCACACAAACTGGAGCTTCCCTACTTAACCGGACAGCGCAATTACCCTGAACCGAATACAAAGGCTGCCGGCGGACTTGTACCAGACATCGCCCGTTTCTTCCCGAATCATGGTATTGACATAGGCAATAAGGTACAGCCATTGCCAGACGACGGAACCGTTCCTTATATGCCCGGCTGGCAATGGCTACACACACCCGGTCATACACCTGGCCACGTCTCTCTCTTCCGTGAAGAAGATTGCTTCCTGATTGCCGGGGATGCTTTCGTTGGAGTTAAACAAGAATCCTTATATAAGGTTCTTACGCAGAAGCAGGAGATCAGCGGGCCGCCAGCCTACTTCACTACTGACTGGGAAGCTGCTCGTGAATCCGTCCGAAGACTGAATGACTTGAAACCTAAATATGCTGTCACTGGCCATGGGCTGCCGTTGTTAGAAGAATATTTATCACATAAGCTGGATGAACTTGCTGTACATTTTGATGAAATAGCCAAGCCCCAGAAGCGTATATATGAAGAAACATGA
- a CDS encoding diguanylate cyclase domain-containing protein has product MKRKIVEMMEEQWRKIFLYIIMLLFFFSILQMAALYHWTESVLYVHWLPTLILVLLLIALLCTAIFSGGWKSSVEKEDWAIGMNEIDYGVIIYDRNGNVCEMNEVALDILNMFSKEQLASPFPLLNTEWEITDDQGKGILIEDMPLTVTFNTRNHSKKRTMRLSHPSLNKSIWIEASATPVLNGTGEMEKVLVGFLEITEQKENVFRLLKKNEELQVLALTDCSLNMPNSRYFRSYLTELWEFSRKSGTPVTLMIITLDFSFEARRMIDFSVGKNLLKDSAEVLRVIERYGGKAVKLDGNLFGVILSGLFGNEAIDLERTLHKELLKLGDYYKLTGDLGEFNVNIGTSSMVAVSQAGWESLLNDALSQLNQARFV; this is encoded by the coding sequence ATGAAGCGAAAGATAGTAGAGATGATGGAAGAGCAATGGAGGAAGATTTTTCTGTACATAATTATGCTATTATTCTTTTTCAGCATTCTTCAAATGGCAGCGCTTTACCACTGGACAGAGTCTGTCCTTTATGTGCATTGGCTGCCGACACTTATACTTGTATTACTTCTTATTGCTCTGCTCTGTACCGCCATTTTCTCAGGAGGATGGAAAAGCTCAGTGGAAAAAGAGGATTGGGCTATTGGTATGAACGAGATTGACTATGGTGTGATTATCTATGACCGGAATGGAAATGTGTGTGAAATGAATGAAGTAGCTCTGGATATTTTGAACATGTTCTCTAAGGAGCAACTAGCATCGCCTTTTCCACTGTTGAACACGGAGTGGGAAATCACAGATGATCAAGGTAAAGGTATTCTCATAGAGGATATGCCGCTCACTGTGACGTTTAATACAAGAAACCATAGTAAGAAAAGAACGATGAGACTATCACATCCATCATTGAACAAGAGTATCTGGATTGAAGCATCTGCTACTCCTGTGCTGAATGGGACAGGAGAGATGGAGAAGGTTTTGGTAGGTTTTCTTGAAATAACTGAACAGAAAGAAAATGTTTTTCGTCTTTTGAAGAAAAATGAAGAGCTTCAGGTATTAGCTCTGACAGACTGTTCATTAAATATGCCCAATTCCAGGTATTTCCGCTCTTATTTGACGGAATTATGGGAATTTTCAAGGAAATCGGGCACACCCGTAACATTGATGATTATTACCTTGGATTTTTCCTTTGAGGCAAGACGGATGATAGATTTTTCCGTAGGAAAGAATCTCTTGAAGGATTCAGCAGAAGTGTTGAGAGTGATTGAGCGATATGGAGGAAAAGCTGTGAAGCTTGACGGCAATCTATTTGGTGTGATCTTATCCGGACTATTTGGCAATGAAGCTATTGATCTTGAAAGGACCCTGCATAAGGAACTTCTTAAATTAGGCGACTACTACAAATTGACTGGAGATCTAGGTGAATTTAATGTAAATATCGGTACATCCTCAATGGTTGCTGTTAGTCAGGCAGGGTGGGAGAGCTTGCTGAATGATGCTTTGAGCCAGCTTAATCAAGCTCGATTTGTATAA
- the argR gene encoding arginine repressor, protein MNKKERHALIKKVITQNEIKTQEQLVEELAKNGLEVTQATISRDIRELNLAKYPAKSGGTRYGFIAEYKYLDTMKLRKKLEDALIGMERIEYFIILKTLPGHAQTIGAVLDELDWTEKAGTICGNDTCLIICKTKEQAKVVENRMVTLSH, encoded by the coding sequence ATGAACAAGAAAGAAAGACATGCCTTAATTAAGAAAGTGATTACTCAAAATGAAATTAAGACACAGGAACAGCTTGTGGAGGAATTGGCGAAGAATGGGCTTGAGGTAACACAGGCAACGATCTCAAGGGATATTCGCGAACTGAACCTAGCAAAATATCCTGCGAAATCGGGCGGTACCCGATATGGTTTCATAGCTGAGTATAAATATTTAGATACGATGAAATTACGTAAAAAGCTAGAAGATGCGCTAATTGGAATGGAGCGAATTGAGTATTTTATCATTTTAAAGACGCTGCCTGGCCATGCTCAAACAATAGGAGCAGTATTGGATGAGCTGGATTGGACAGAAAAAGCTGGCACAATCTGCGGGAATGATACATGCCTCATTATTTGCAAAACGAAGGAACAGGCAAAAGTAGTAGAAAATCGGATGGTTACGCTAAGTCATTAA
- the argF gene encoding ornithine carbamoyltransferase: MLVTKPDFKGRSFLCEKDFSEEELLYMIDFAANLKEMKKQGIPHHYMAGKNIALLFEKPSTRTRCSFTVACIDLGAHPEYLGKDDIQLGKKESIEDTAKVLGRMFDGIEFRGFEHSKVELLAEHSGVPVWNGLTDMWHPTQTLADFLTVKENIGHLKGVKFVYVGDGRNNVANSLLIGGAIVGMDVRICSPESLFPESSIVETARELAEKSGGRVTITADVDEAVNGADVIYTDVWVSMGEEDKFAERIALLSPYQVNMEMIRKTGNDNVIFLHCLPAFHDLETSYGRAVHEKHGLSEMEVTDEVFRSKHSKVFDQAENRMHTIKAVMALTLGDID; this comes from the coding sequence ATGCTAGTAACAAAACCAGATTTCAAAGGAAGAAGTTTCTTATGTGAAAAGGATTTTTCTGAAGAAGAATTATTATACATGATTGATTTTGCGGCTAATTTGAAAGAGATGAAAAAACAAGGCATTCCGCATCATTATATGGCTGGCAAGAACATTGCCCTTCTTTTTGAAAAACCATCAACAAGAACTCGCTGCTCTTTCACAGTTGCTTGTATCGATCTAGGAGCACACCCTGAATACTTGGGTAAAGATGATATTCAGCTTGGAAAGAAAGAATCTATTGAAGATACAGCAAAGGTTCTTGGCAGAATGTTTGACGGAATTGAGTTCCGCGGATTCGAGCATTCTAAAGTAGAGTTATTGGCTGAACACTCTGGTGTTCCAGTATGGAATGGCTTGACAGATATGTGGCATCCGACTCAAACATTAGCAGATTTCTTAACTGTTAAAGAAAATATCGGCCACTTAAAAGGTGTGAAATTTGTCTATGTCGGAGACGGCCGCAATAATGTTGCAAACAGCTTGCTGATTGGCGGAGCAATCGTCGGTATGGATGTGAGAATTTGCTCTCCTGAATCTTTATTCCCTGAAAGCTCTATCGTTGAGACAGCAAGAGAATTGGCAGAGAAATCTGGTGGACGTGTAACCATTACAGCAGATGTTGATGAAGCGGTAAATGGAGCAGATGTCATTTATACAGATGTTTGGGTATCCATGGGTGAAGAGGATAAATTCGCAGAACGCATCGCCTTGCTTTCTCCATATCAAGTGAACATGGAGATGATTAGAAAAACAGGCAATGATAATGTTATTTTCCTTCACTGCTTGCCAGCATTCCATGATCTAGAAACTTCCTATGGCCGTGCAGTGCATGAAAAACACGGATTAAGTGAAATGGAAGTGACAGATGAGGTATTCCGCAGCAAACACTCTAAAGTATTTGATCAAGCGGAAAACCGTATGCACACAATCAAGGCTGTAATGGCCCTAACATTGGGTGATATTGATTAA
- a CDS encoding Crp/Fnr family transcriptional regulator produces the protein MSGEIIDLIKGKELFSSLSKQDLSVLEPFLYERTLKKGQYLFWQGDPRQRIYYLLDGYVTLEKSNKQGSMQYNQYIKKDTLFPYNGLFTGSKEYCHSAIAETDIHVVYLSTDVFESFLSKHNRLLQKVIKEYGKILEGQEKRIQHGIIPNAQERVLNSISYLMMDLGVEYPDYIRIDFPFTTSKLSVLSGTSRETASLVINKLKREKKLTIKEKMIYIHEPQYFEKLVI, from the coding sequence ATGAGCGGTGAAATCATTGATCTTATTAAGGGAAAGGAATTGTTCTCGTCTTTAAGTAAGCAAGATTTAAGTGTATTAGAACCATTTTTATACGAAAGAACACTCAAGAAGGGACAGTATCTTTTTTGGCAGGGAGATCCGAGGCAAAGAATCTATTATTTGCTTGATGGTTATGTCACGCTGGAAAAGTCAAATAAGCAGGGCAGTATGCAATATAATCAATACATAAAGAAGGATACGTTGTTTCCTTATAATGGCTTATTTACGGGAAGCAAGGAATATTGTCATTCTGCTATTGCCGAAACAGATATCCATGTTGTCTACCTGTCTACAGATGTGTTTGAAAGCTTTTTGTCCAAGCATAATCGGCTGCTGCAAAAAGTAATTAAGGAATATGGAAAAATTCTCGAAGGGCAGGAGAAGCGAATACAGCATGGCATTATTCCTAATGCACAGGAGAGGGTGTTAAATTCAATTTCTTATTTAATGATGGACCTTGGAGTAGAGTATCCAGATTATATACGAATTGATTTTCCTTTTACAACTTCTAAGTTATCGGTGCTGTCAGGTACATCAAGAGAAACGGCCAGCCTTGTCATTAATAAATTGAAACGGGAAAAAAAACTAACCATCAAGGAGAAAATGATTTACATACACGAGCCCCAATATTTTGAAAAACTAGTTATATAG